One genomic region from Halococcus qingdaonensis encodes:
- a CDS encoding HIT family protein, which produces MDELFAPWRIDWVERDDDADGCPFCVLPDRDADRDSRIVARSEHAFCLLNNAPYNPGHAMVIPYRHTGVYGELTEAELLDLSRLTQRTLRAIETGLGPDGANTGMNLGDSAGGSIDDHLHRHVVPRWNGDTNFMPVIDETQVIVEAIEDTYDHLHAAFADQEGTRIDDPDDAVRIV; this is translated from the coding sequence ATGGACGAGCTGTTCGCACCGTGGCGCATCGACTGGGTCGAGCGCGACGACGATGCCGACGGGTGTCCGTTCTGCGTGCTTCCCGATCGCGACGCCGACCGTGATTCACGGATCGTCGCCCGGAGCGAGCACGCCTTCTGCCTGCTGAACAACGCTCCCTACAACCCGGGCCACGCGATGGTGATCCCCTACCGCCACACCGGCGTCTACGGCGAGCTCACGGAGGCGGAACTGCTCGATCTGTCGCGGCTCACCCAGCGGACGCTGCGGGCGATCGAGACGGGGCTCGGTCCCGACGGCGCGAACACCGGCATGAACCTCGGCGATTCGGCCGGCGGCTCGATCGACGACCACCTGCACCGACACGTGGTGCCGCGCTGGAACGGCGACACCAACTTCATGCCGGTCATCGACGAGACGCAGGTCATCGTCGAGGCCATCGAGGACACCTACGACCATCTCCACGCGGCCTTCGCCGATCAGGAGGGCACCCGTATCGATGACCCCGACGATGCGGTCCGCATCGTGTAG
- a CDS encoding DUF7835 family putative zinc beta-ribbon protein, translating into MSTTSRSASDLTEACEDCGRDTPHSVSIELRTESDKRENQEFSREPYRITECVACGNETVLRMNNA; encoded by the coding sequence ATGTCAACAACAAGCCGATCTGCAAGCGACCTCACTGAAGCCTGCGAGGACTGCGGCCGCGACACACCCCATAGTGTCTCGATCGAGCTGCGCACCGAGAGCGACAAACGAGAGAACCAGGAGTTCTCCCGCGAACCCTATCGCATCACCGAATGTGTCGCCTGTGGCAACGAGACGGTACTGCGGATGAACAACGCATAA
- the pheA gene encoding prephenate dehydratase, translating to MQAVTLGPAGTYSHRAAQAVGDEIAFRESVTGIVEAVATGAADRGVVPIENSIEGSVTESLDALAGFEVAVVRELITPIRHALLAQHDEFDVVASHSQALAQCRSYLDTEHPDVALESVTSTARGVERAREESTVAAIGRPDTADGELQVLAENIQDRTSNATRFVVVAPIEERSTGGGKSSLIVYPNDDYPGLLLDLLEPFADRRINLTRIESRPSGERLGDYVFHLDAEAGLYEERTQEAIAVIEEIAAKGWVRRLGSYDVEHVVG from the coding sequence ATGCAGGCAGTCACGCTCGGGCCGGCCGGCACGTACTCCCACCGCGCAGCGCAGGCCGTCGGCGACGAGATCGCCTTCCGCGAGTCGGTGACGGGGATCGTCGAGGCGGTCGCGACCGGCGCGGCCGATCGCGGCGTCGTCCCGATCGAGAACAGCATCGAGGGCTCCGTCACCGAAAGCCTCGACGCGCTCGCCGGCTTCGAGGTGGCTGTCGTCCGCGAGCTCATCACGCCGATCCGTCACGCACTGCTCGCCCAGCACGACGAGTTCGACGTCGTAGCGAGCCACTCGCAGGCGCTCGCGCAGTGTCGGAGCTATCTCGATACGGAACACCCCGACGTGGCGCTCGAATCGGTCACGAGCACCGCCCGCGGCGTCGAACGCGCCCGCGAGGAGTCGACGGTGGCAGCGATCGGCCGCCCGGACACGGCCGACGGCGAACTCCAAGTGCTCGCCGAGAACATCCAGGACCGCACCTCGAACGCCACCCGGTTCGTCGTCGTCGCACCGATCGAGGAGCGCTCGACCGGGGGCGGCAAGAGTTCGCTCATCGTCTATCCGAACGACGACTACCCCGGCCTGCTGCTTGACCTGCTCGAGCCGTTCGCCGATCGGCGCATCAATCTCACGCGGATCGAATCGCGCCCGAGCGGCGAGCGCCTCGGCGATTACGTCTTCCATCTCGACGCCGAGGCGGGGCTCTACGAGGAGCGCACCCAGGAGGCCATCGCGGTCATCGAGGAGATAGCGGCGAAGGGCTGGGTGCGCCGGCTCGGCTCCTACGACGTCGAACACGTGGTTGGGTGA
- a CDS encoding cation diffusion facilitator family transporter: MSRAGAVRRIGLVVLVANVVLAAAKGWVWLETGSLAVGSEAANSLVDAVYATVVLGGLYLTTQPPDSEHPHGHERIEPFVALAIALGIFLTGGTVLWQSVTAIFSDTVTATESPIAIAVLAGAALAKAGLYRYSLSASRTHDSPALAATALDNRNDVLTAGAALVGVLGARFGVPLLDPLAAALVSLGILYTGIEVVRDNVPYLVGGAPSEALQRRILRRALAHPDVEGAHDVIAHYVGPEIDVSIHIEVEGNRTLREAHDIESAIVASIQALDPIDDVFVHIDPKELGEWKRDPDADRLVRGTDEQPDDESTVDRGPG, translated from the coding sequence ATGAGTCGTGCGGGCGCGGTTCGGCGGATCGGCCTCGTCGTTCTCGTGGCGAACGTCGTCCTCGCCGCCGCGAAGGGTTGGGTCTGGCTCGAAACGGGAAGCCTCGCGGTCGGTTCGGAGGCCGCAAACAGCCTCGTCGACGCCGTCTACGCCACCGTCGTTCTTGGAGGATTATATCTCACGACCCAGCCGCCCGACAGCGAGCACCCCCACGGTCACGAACGTATCGAGCCGTTCGTCGCGCTCGCCATCGCGCTTGGGATCTTTCTAACTGGTGGCACGGTGCTCTGGCAGTCGGTGACGGCGATCTTCTCCGATACCGTGACCGCCACCGAGAGTCCGATCGCCATCGCAGTGCTCGCCGGCGCGGCACTCGCGAAGGCCGGTCTCTATCGGTACTCCCTGTCGGCCAGTCGCACCCACGACTCGCCGGCACTCGCGGCGACCGCGCTCGACAACCGCAATGACGTGCTCACGGCGGGCGCAGCGCTCGTCGGCGTGCTCGGCGCACGCTTCGGTGTTCCGCTGCTCGACCCACTCGCGGCCGCGCTCGTCTCACTCGGCATCCTCTACACCGGGATCGAGGTCGTCCGCGACAACGTGCCCTATCTCGTCGGTGGCGCACCCTCTGAGGCCCTCCAGCGGCGCATCCTCCGGCGCGCGCTCGCCCACCCCGACGTCGAGGGGGCCCACGACGTCATCGCCCACTACGTCGGCCCGGAGATCGACGTGAGCATCCACATCGAGGTCGAGGGGAATCGCACACTCAGGGAAGCCCACGACATCGAGAGCGCGATCGTCGCGTCGATCCAGGCGCTCGACCCCATCGACGACGTGTTCGTCCACATCGACCCGAAGGAACTCGGCGAGTGGAAACGGGATCCGGATGCCGATAGACTGGTTCGTGGGACCGACGAACAGCCAGACGACGAATCGACCGTCGATCGCGGTCCTGGTTGA
- a CDS encoding winged helix-turn-helix domain-containing protein → MKRDEPAADWTTESRLEEAFSLLANETRVKILFALYEASDRLVPFSTLNEHVGLSDSGQFNYHLKQLTGTFIYRDEEGYGLLFSGMAVCRSMLAALDADQRSVAPFSLDSDCYNCGATLVAEYDHEYVVIRCPNCGISFHDFPFPPGTLAGRDREELLSIYDGWMRSQTALAVDGLCMWCFGRRHAELRAGETPSDPEVEIVHTCERCSADMTTTVGETFQNHPAVIAFLYDHGIDVSETPSWELPFLWSDEFLTVEKTDPWRVTLRIPVDDAALTLTIDGEANVLDTTRE, encoded by the coding sequence ATGAAACGGGATGAGCCGGCGGCCGACTGGACGACCGAGAGCCGCTTGGAGGAGGCGTTCAGCCTGCTGGCCAACGAGACGCGCGTCAAGATTTTGTTCGCGCTCTACGAGGCATCCGACCGACTGGTCCCGTTCTCGACGCTCAACGAGCACGTCGGGCTCTCGGACAGCGGCCAGTTCAACTACCACCTAAAACAGCTCACCGGGACGTTCATCTACCGGGACGAGGAGGGGTACGGCCTGCTGTTCAGCGGGATGGCGGTCTGTCGGTCGATGCTCGCGGCGCTCGACGCCGACCAGCGGAGTGTCGCCCCGTTCTCACTCGACAGCGACTGCTACAACTGCGGGGCGACCCTCGTCGCCGAGTACGATCACGAATACGTCGTCATCCGCTGTCCGAACTGCGGGATCTCGTTTCACGACTTCCCGTTCCCGCCGGGCACGCTCGCCGGCCGGGATCGCGAGGAGCTGCTCTCGATCTACGACGGCTGGATGCGCTCGCAGACCGCCCTCGCCGTCGACGGGCTCTGCATGTGGTGTTTCGGCCGTCGACACGCCGAGCTCCGCGCGGGCGAGACGCCGTCGGACCCCGAAGTCGAGATCGTCCACACCTGTGAGCGCTGTAGCGCCGACATGACGACCACGGTCGGCGAGACCTTCCAGAATCACCCCGCCGTGATCGCCTTTCTCTACGATCACGGGATCGACGTCTCGGAAACCCCCTCGTGGGAGCTCCCCTTCCTCTGGAGCGACGAGTTCCTGACCGTCGAGAAAACCGATCCCTGGCGGGTCACACTTCGAATCCCGGTCGACGACGCCGCGCTCACGCTCACGATCGACGGCGAGGCGAACGTTCTCGACACGACGCGCGAGTGA
- a CDS encoding Hsp20/alpha crystallin family protein translates to MSRRNPFEEIEQMFEQMSDQFGQFDDMNVPATQSLSVDLADHEDSFEVTADLPGYEREDIDLSVADRTLRISAERDKTTEEGEGNYLRRERRRRSVSRSLSLPEEVAEEEASATYTNGVLTVTLPKAATDEDSRSIDIE, encoded by the coding sequence ATGTCACGACGCAACCCCTTCGAGGAGATCGAACAGATGTTCGAACAGATGAGCGACCAGTTCGGCCAGTTCGACGACATGAACGTCCCGGCGACCCAGTCGCTCTCGGTCGATCTCGCCGATCACGAGGACAGTTTCGAGGTCACGGCCGATCTCCCGGGCTACGAGCGCGAGGACATCGATCTCTCGGTGGCCGACCGCACCCTCCGGATCAGCGCCGAGCGCGACAAGACGACCGAGGAGGGTGAGGGGAACTACCTCCGCCGTGAGCGCCGTCGCCGGTCGGTCAGCCGCTCGCTCTCGCTTCCCGAGGAAGTCGCGGAGGAAGAGGCCAGCGCCACCTACACGAACGGCGTGCTCACGGTCACGCTGCCGAAGGCTGCGACCGACGAGGATTCGCGCAGTATCGACATCGAATAA
- a CDS encoding tRNA (N(6)-L-threonylcarbamoyladenosine(37)-C(2))-methylthiotransferase — MASYHIETYGCTANRGESRTIERRLRDGGHHPVDGPANADVAILNTCTVVEKTETNMRRRAEELDEATADVVVTGCMALAQGEQFADLDATVCGWDEVPEVVRNGECPRPTPDAEPILDGVVGILPIARGCMSNCSYCITKHATGKIDSPPIEENVRKARALVHAGAKEIRVTGQDTGVYGWDTGERKLHELLERICAIDGDFRVRVGMANPKGVHGIREELADVFAREEKLYNFLHAPVQSGSNDVLGDMRRQHQVSEFRDVVETFDDRLDHWTLATDFIVGFPSETDADHEQSMALLRETTPERINVTRFSKRPGTDAAEMKGLGGTKKKERSKAMSDLKMDVVGDAYESMVGERHEVMVVEHGTGDSVKCYDEAYRQVIIQDAPGYGVEPGDLVDVDITGQNTVYAFGKPA, encoded by the coding sequence ATGGCCAGCTATCACATCGAGACCTACGGCTGCACCGCGAACCGTGGCGAGAGCCGCACCATCGAGCGGCGGCTCCGCGACGGCGGCCATCACCCCGTCGACGGTCCTGCGAACGCCGACGTGGCCATCCTGAACACGTGCACCGTGGTCGAAAAAACCGAGACGAACATGCGCCGCCGGGCCGAGGAACTCGACGAGGCAACCGCCGACGTCGTCGTCACCGGCTGCATGGCGCTCGCGCAGGGCGAACAGTTCGCCGACCTCGACGCGACGGTCTGTGGCTGGGACGAGGTCCCCGAGGTCGTCCGCAACGGCGAGTGCCCACGGCCGACGCCCGACGCCGAGCCGATCCTCGACGGCGTCGTGGGAATCCTCCCCATCGCGCGCGGCTGCATGAGCAACTGCTCGTACTGCATCACCAAGCACGCCACCGGAAAAATCGACTCGCCGCCGATCGAGGAGAACGTCCGGAAGGCCCGCGCGCTCGTCCACGCCGGCGCGAAGGAGATCCGCGTCACGGGCCAGGATACGGGCGTGTATGGCTGGGACACCGGCGAGCGCAAACTCCACGAGCTGCTCGAACGCATCTGCGCCATCGACGGCGACTTCCGGGTGCGCGTGGGCATGGCCAACCCGAAGGGCGTCCACGGCATCCGCGAGGAGCTCGCCGACGTCTTCGCCCGGGAAGAGAAGCTCTACAACTTCCTCCACGCACCCGTCCAGTCGGGCAGCAACGACGTGCTGGGTGACATGCGCCGCCAGCACCAGGTGAGCGAGTTCCGCGACGTCGTCGAAACCTTCGACGACCGGCTCGATCACTGGACGCTCGCCACGGACTTCATCGTCGGCTTTCCCTCGGAAACCGACGCCGACCACGAACAGTCGATGGCCCTGCTCCGCGAGACGACCCCCGAGCGGATCAACGTCACCCGCTTCTCGAAGCGGCCCGGCACCGACGCCGCCGAGATGAAAGGGCTGGGCGGGACGAAGAAGAAAGAGCGCTCGAAGGCGATGAGCGACCTGAAGATGGACGTCGTGGGCGATGCCTACGAATCGATGGTCGGCGAACGCCACGAGGTAATGGTCGTCGAACACGGCACCGGAGACTCGGTGAAATGCTACGACGAGGCTTATCGACAGGTCATCATCCAGGACGCGCCCGGCTACGGCGTCGAACCCGGCGATCTCGTCGACGTCGATATCACGGGCCAGAACACCGTGTACGCCTTCGGAAAGCCTGCTTAG
- the leuS gene encoding leucine--tRNA ligase, which yields MQRQDTYDHAAIEPKWQERWADADVYRTSDDATDPSYVLAMFPYPSGDLHMGHVRNYTITDAYARYQRLQGEDVLHPMGWDSFGLPAENAAIEREIDPREWTMDCIDTMKAQMKSMGFGYDWNREITTCEPDYYRWNQWLFKRFYEEGLAERKGGEVNWCPSCETVLADEQVEGEAELCWRCGTPVESRTLDQWFLTITDYADELLDGIDELDEWPDSVRGMQRNWIGRQEGATVEFEVPEFGGIEVFTTRLDTIYGATFFALAPGHELTQELVADDPELATQVETLDPDADGDEKRGVFTSEHAINPATGEEIPVYVADFVLSDVGTGALMGVPGHDERDHEFATEYDIDIEQVVAPADGEIDIDEAAYTGDGVLVDSGEYDGMESAAARDQLVEDLDTAANHTQYRLRDWLISRQRYWGTPIPVVHCEECGPVMVPDEELPVELPEFVPTPTGNPLEEVDSFVETECPDCGGPAERETDTMDTFMDSSWYFLRFTSPDSAAVPFDTERANDWMPVDEYVGGIEHAIMHLLYSRFVTRAIGDMDLLDVREPFEHYLPQGMVQLDGTAMSSSKGNVVSPIEIMDEYGADTARLFMMSAARPSKDFDWTERGVRSSNEFIERLLGMVEAFAAGETAIADAGERPIDEYVAREIDATIDEASAGYENFRFNDALREARGLVSLLRRYREQATPDEHTFERGLHTAVRLFAPVTPHVTEECWTALGEDGFVAEADWPEAAHDADHEAERQLVENTREDVRHILDVANIEEPAAIEVVVAPEWKHRALDVAIASDEDVVGSVMADEELRERGEAAADYAKDLAERHQSLTEALAPAAEFAALERATWLFEREFDAAIRLERASDAPDDVARTATPGRPAIEIHEG from the coding sequence ATGCAACGACAGGACACCTACGATCACGCCGCCATCGAGCCGAAGTGGCAGGAGCGGTGGGCCGACGCCGACGTCTATCGGACGTCCGACGACGCCACCGATCCGAGCTACGTGCTCGCGATGTTCCCCTATCCCTCCGGCGATCTCCACATGGGTCACGTCAGGAACTACACGATCACCGACGCCTACGCCCGCTACCAGCGACTGCAGGGCGAGGACGTGCTCCACCCGATGGGCTGGGATTCGTTCGGGCTGCCGGCCGAGAACGCGGCCATCGAGCGCGAGATCGATCCCCGCGAGTGGACGATGGACTGTATCGACACGATGAAAGCCCAGATGAAGTCGATGGGGTTCGGCTACGACTGGAATCGGGAGATCACGACCTGTGAGCCCGACTACTACCGCTGGAACCAGTGGCTGTTCAAACGGTTCTACGAGGAGGGACTCGCCGAGCGAAAGGGCGGCGAGGTCAACTGGTGTCCGTCCTGTGAAACAGTATTAGCCGACGAACAGGTCGAGGGCGAGGCCGAACTCTGCTGGCGCTGTGGGACACCGGTCGAATCGCGCACGCTCGATCAGTGGTTCCTGACGATCACCGACTATGCCGACGAACTGCTCGACGGCATCGACGAACTGGACGAGTGGCCCGACAGCGTGCGCGGGATGCAGCGCAACTGGATCGGCCGCCAGGAGGGGGCCACGGTGGAGTTCGAGGTGCCCGAGTTCGGCGGCATCGAGGTGTTCACGACACGTCTCGACACGATCTACGGCGCGACCTTCTTCGCGCTCGCGCCGGGTCACGAACTCACCCAAGAGCTCGTCGCCGACGATCCCGAACTCGCGACGCAGGTCGAGACGCTCGATCCCGACGCCGACGGCGACGAGAAACGCGGCGTGTTCACCAGTGAGCACGCGATCAATCCCGCGACCGGCGAGGAGATTCCTGTCTACGTCGCGGATTTCGTCCTCTCGGACGTCGGCACGGGCGCGCTGATGGGCGTACCGGGCCACGACGAGCGTGACCACGAGTTCGCCACCGAGTACGACATCGACATCGAGCAGGTCGTCGCGCCCGCAGACGGCGAGATCGACATCGACGAGGCGGCCTACACCGGCGACGGCGTGCTCGTCGACAGCGGCGAGTACGACGGCATGGAGAGTGCAGCGGCCCGCGACCAGTTGGTCGAAGACCTCGACACGGCGGCCAACCACACCCAGTACCGCCTGCGCGATTGGCTCATCTCCCGCCAGCGCTACTGGGGCACGCCGATTCCCGTCGTCCACTGCGAGGAGTGTGGTCCCGTGATGGTTCCCGACGAAGAGCTCCCGGTGGAGCTCCCGGAGTTCGTCCCGACGCCGACGGGCAACCCCCTCGAAGAGGTCGACTCGTTCGTCGAGACCGAGTGTCCCGACTGCGGCGGCCCCGCCGAGCGCGAGACCGACACGATGGACACGTTCATGGACTCGTCGTGGTATTTCCTCAGGTTCACGTCGCCCGACAGCGCGGCCGTCCCCTTCGACACCGAGCGCGCGAACGACTGGATGCCCGTCGACGAGTACGTCGGCGGCATCGAGCACGCGATCATGCATCTGCTCTACTCGCGCTTTGTGACTCGGGCTATCGGCGACATGGACCTGCTCGACGTCCGCGAACCGTTCGAGCACTACCTCCCGCAGGGGATGGTCCAGCTCGACGGGACGGCGATGTCGTCGAGCAAGGGCAACGTCGTCTCGCCTATCGAAATCATGGACGAGTACGGCGCGGACACGGCCCGGCTGTTCATGATGAGCGCTGCCCGGCCGAGCAAGGACTTCGACTGGACCGAGCGCGGCGTCCGGTCGAGCAACGAGTTCATCGAGCGTCTGCTCGGCATGGTCGAGGCGTTCGCCGCCGGCGAGACCGCGATCGCCGACGCCGGCGAGCGCCCGATCGACGAGTACGTTGCCCGCGAGATCGACGCGACGATCGACGAGGCGAGCGCCGGCTACGAGAACTTCCGGTTCAACGACGCGCTGCGCGAGGCGCGCGGGCTGGTCTCGCTGCTCCGGCGCTACCGCGAGCAGGCGACGCCGGACGAGCACACCTTCGAGCGCGGTCTGCACACCGCGGTGCGGCTGTTCGCGCCCGTCACGCCCCACGTCACCGAGGAGTGCTGGACGGCGCTCGGCGAGGACGGCTTCGTCGCCGAGGCCGACTGGCCCGAGGCGGCACACGACGCCGACCACGAGGCCGAGCGCCAGCTCGTCGAGAACACCCGCGAGGACGTCCGCCACATCCTCGACGTGGCGAACATCGAGGAACCGGCGGCGATCGAGGTCGTCGTCGCACCCGAGTGGAAACACCGCGCGCTCGACGTCGCCATCGCGAGCGACGAGGACGTGGTCGGCAGCGTGATGGCCGACGAGGAGCTCCGCGAGCGCGGCGAGGCGGCCGCCGACTATGCGAAAGACCTCGCCGAGCGCCATCAATCCCTGACCGAAGCGCTCGCGCCCGCCGCGGAGTTCGCGGCCCTCGAACGCGCGACGTGGCTATTCGAGCGCGAGTTCGACGCCGCAATCCGCCTCGAACGCGCGAGCGACGCACCGGACGATGTCGCCCGGACGGCGACGCCCGGCCGACCCGCCATCGAGATCCACGAGGGCTGA
- a CDS encoding ornithine cyclodeaminase family protein, protein METLLLDREGVDANARMGEVIDAVGDAFAAYERGDALMPAKSYIELDQYNGDFRSMPAYMDAGEWDAAGIKWVNVHPDNPEKFDLPTVIGTMIYSDPETAVPLAIMDGTELTMKRTGAAAAVATDQLAIPEARSMGLVGAGVQSYTQLEAIAEIRPIEEVVVSDLDSDAVDAFVDTFSDRFDVRAGSIAEAAACDVLSTVTPSTEPIVSRADLGAHTHINAMGADAAAKQELDPAILADAKLVIDDHAQTTHSGEISRSYEEGRIDDSDIHGAVGEIVVGDRSGRTESDEITVFDSTGLAIQDVATAHVIYEHASEADDVDSFSLVGR, encoded by the coding sequence ATGGAAACACTTCTGCTGGATCGCGAGGGGGTCGACGCGAACGCGCGGATGGGCGAGGTCATCGACGCCGTGGGCGATGCGTTCGCGGCCTACGAGCGCGGTGACGCACTGATGCCGGCGAAGTCCTACATCGAACTCGACCAGTATAACGGCGACTTCCGTTCGATGCCGGCCTACATGGATGCCGGCGAGTGGGACGCTGCCGGCATCAAGTGGGTCAACGTCCATCCCGACAACCCCGAGAAGTTCGATCTGCCGACCGTGATCGGGACGATGATCTATTCCGATCCCGAGACCGCCGTCCCGCTCGCGATCATGGACGGCACCGAGCTCACGATGAAACGCACCGGTGCCGCGGCTGCCGTCGCCACCGACCAGCTCGCCATCCCCGAGGCGCGGAGCATGGGGCTGGTCGGTGCGGGCGTCCAGTCATACACGCAGTTGGAGGCGATCGCCGAAATCCGACCGATCGAGGAGGTCGTCGTCTCCGATCTGGACAGCGATGCGGTCGACGCGTTCGTCGATACCTTCTCCGATCGCTTCGATGTCCGTGCCGGTTCGATCGCCGAGGCCGCCGCGTGTGACGTCCTCTCGACGGTGACACCCAGCACGGAGCCGATCGTCTCGCGGGCCGATCTCGGCGCGCACACGCACATCAACGCGATGGGAGCCGACGCGGCCGCCAAACAGGAGCTCGACCCGGCGATCCTCGCCGACGCGAAGCTCGTCATCGACGATCACGCCCAGACGACCCACTCCGGCGAGATCAGCCGTTCCTACGAGGAGGGACGCATCGACGATTCCGACATCCACGGCGCGGTCGGCGAGATCGTCGTCGGCGATCGATCGGGCCGCACCGAGTCGGACGAGATCACGGTCTTCGACAGCACCGGACTGGCGATCCAGGACGTCGCGACCGCTCACGTCATCTACGAGCACGCGAGCGAAGCCGACGACGTCGACTCCTTCTCGCTCGTCGGTCGCTGA